The following are encoded in a window of Magnetococcales bacterium genomic DNA:
- a CDS encoding retroviral-like aspartic protease family protein, with protein sequence MRERPALLILLLGLPLQVAAVDVNGLDDPTRPDNYIPPAERSSEGSEELPAGTTRQINWNELRLDMILRSESHTLAMINGVRVQVGQRLPNGARVERIEADAVVLDLDGTRKEIKRNSCYHIEKQQEKHIVQRTPQCKESVSRNEIEEIPLEREGNTFYIRAKINNKEEVRFVLDTGASGVSIPAEIAGRIFDAKTYQELPATEVTIADGSKSKAKRCTFNVIQVGSRKVARVEGVIKDLYAPPLLGMSFLEKLGNWRLDSKRNMLILASHAEEKAAKPGGEGAAGGLDTLKRAAEKSVEASGGSRPKK encoded by the coding sequence GTGCGTGAACGTCCGGCACTGTTGATCCTGCTCCTGGGGCTGCCTCTGCAGGTCGCCGCAGTCGATGTGAACGGTCTGGACGACCCCACCCGCCCCGACAACTACATTCCCCCGGCGGAACGCTCCTCCGAAGGTAGCGAGGAACTGCCTGCGGGAACGACCCGGCAGATCAACTGGAACGAGTTGCGTCTCGACATGATTCTGCGTTCCGAAAGCCACACCCTGGCCATGATCAACGGGGTACGGGTGCAAGTGGGGCAGCGGCTGCCCAACGGGGCGCGGGTGGAACGCATCGAAGCCGACGCGGTGGTGCTGGATCTGGACGGCACCCGCAAGGAGATCAAGCGCAACTCCTGCTACCACATTGAGAAACAACAGGAAAAGCACATCGTGCAGCGGACTCCGCAGTGCAAGGAGAGCGTCAGCCGCAACGAGATCGAGGAGATTCCCCTGGAGCGGGAGGGCAATACCTTTTACATCCGGGCCAAGATCAACAACAAGGAGGAGGTGCGTTTCGTGCTGGACACCGGAGCCAGCGGTGTTTCGATCCCTGCCGAGATCGCCGGGCGCATCTTCGACGCCAAGACCTATCAGGAACTTCCCGCCACGGAGGTGACCATTGCCGACGGGTCCAAGAGCAAGGCCAAGCGCTGCACCTTCAACGTGATTCAGGTGGGCAGCCGCAAGGTGGCGCGGGTGGAAGGCGTGATCAAGGATCTCTACGCTCCGCCGTTGCTGGGCATGTCGTTTCTGGAAAAGCTGGGGAACTGGCGACTGGACAGCAAACGCAACATGCTGATTCTGGCCAGCCACGCCGAGGAGAAGGCCGCCAAACCGGGCGGGGAAGGTGCTGCCGGTGGTCTCGACACCCTCAAACGGGCGGCGGAGAAATCGGTGGAGGCTTCGGGAGGGAGCAGACCGAAAAAGTAG
- a CDS encoding DmsE family decaheme c-type cytochrome: MVCLGLVPLLANVQASAEEEKAPPQNAVMRGDAECTICHDEEDSTSVLAIGKTKHGTLADSRTPTCTSCHGPSQAHLKKKVAGQDKRPKPDITYGRRSPAIRLDARIDEDFGSFKTTDTPAATINKACLSCHQGEKLLYWSGSAHSSQEVACSGCHEIHTGHDRVLDKRSQPNVCFGCHKNQRSLFNRPSHHPVPEGKMTCSNCHNPHGSAGHKSLKGDSVNETCYQCHMEKRGPFLHSHPPVAENCLLCHNPHGTVVSGLLTYRPPYLCQNCHSDNSHRGQVAGLPNGPSTNAAILGSVARGCLKCHTNIHGGNSTESATSAGRFRR; encoded by the coding sequence ATGGTGTGCCTTGGACTCGTTCCGTTGCTGGCAAACGTCCAGGCTTCGGCGGAAGAGGAGAAGGCCCCGCCCCAGAATGCCGTGATGCGGGGGGACGCCGAATGCACCATTTGTCACGATGAGGAGGATTCCACCTCGGTGCTGGCCATCGGAAAAACCAAACACGGCACCTTGGCCGACAGCCGCACCCCAACCTGTACCAGTTGCCACGGACCCAGCCAGGCTCATCTGAAGAAAAAAGTTGCCGGGCAGGATAAACGGCCCAAACCGGACATCACCTACGGGCGGCGTTCCCCCGCGATCCGTCTCGATGCCCGTATCGACGAGGATTTCGGCAGCTTCAAAACCACCGATACGCCAGCCGCAACCATCAATAAAGCCTGTCTCTCCTGCCATCAGGGGGAAAAACTCCTGTACTGGTCCGGCAGCGCCCACTCCAGCCAGGAGGTGGCCTGCTCCGGTTGCCACGAGATTCATACCGGTCACGACCGGGTGTTGGACAAACGCAGCCAGCCCAATGTCTGCTTCGGCTGCCACAAAAACCAGCGTTCCCTGTTCAACCGTCCCAGCCATCACCCTGTTCCCGAAGGCAAAATGACCTGCTCCAACTGCCACAACCCCCACGGTTCCGCAGGTCATAAATCCCTGAAAGGGGACAGCGTCAATGAAACCTGTTACCAGTGCCACATGGAGAAACGAGGGCCTTTCCTGCACAGTCATCCCCCGGTGGCGGAGAACTGTCTCCTCTGTCACAACCCCCACGGCACGGTTGTGTCCGGGCTGCTCACCTATCGCCCCCCCTATTTGTGCCAGAATTGCCACAGTGACAACTCCCACCGCGGGCAAGTGGCCGGCTTGCCCAATGGACCCAGCACCAATGCGGCGATACTGGGATCGGTGGCCCGAGGCTGTTTGAAATGCCACACCAACATTCATGGCGGCAACAGCACCGAGAGTGCCACCAGTGCTGGACGCTTCCGTCGTTGA
- the clpA gene encoding ATP-dependent Clp protease ATP-binding subunit ClpA, protein MISKHLESSLNRALRVAQDRRHQYATVEHLLLALLENPEVSEILLACGCDIPQLARDMDNFLATRVPMVARSTQEIDTIPTVGFQRVIQRAVHQVQNAGKTLVTGAYVLAAILNEKESHAVFFLEQQNVTKLEVQSLISHGVGHENFDSDTVENPSPEGPQPGESRTNPLALYAVNLNQQAREGRVDPLIGRDEEIVRACQILCRRRKNNPLFVGDAGVGKTHVVEGLALRIVNGEVPELLRSATLFALDMGAMLAGTKFRGDFEARMKGLLRALQAHEGAILFIDEIHTVIGAGSTTGSVMDASNLLKPLLASGQLRCIGSTTFEEYRGIFEKDRALARRFQKIDLDEPDLEETVLILKGLKARYEEHHEIKYSLPALRAAAELSRRHIHDRRQPDAAIDVLDEAGAANRLLPVSRRKKSLGVHEVEQVVARMAKIPPRSVSQNDQEVLKNLDASLKRVIFGQEGAIERVCEAIKLSRSGLGNPERPIGAFLFSGPTGVGKTELARQLARELGITLTRFDMSEYMERHTVSRLIGAPPGYVGFDQGGLLTDAVTKNPHCVLLLDEIEKAHPDVFNLLLQVMDHGRLTDNNGRPANFRQVILVMTTNAGASDLQRPSMGFVVQDHASDEMKEIQRLFAPEFRNRLDAIVPFSPLGTEAILRVVDKFLLDLEAHLENRQVDLAVEPEARQWLADHGYDKSNGARPMERLIKEKLRRPLADELLFGKLLKGGSVSVSVEAGQLALKVSSREEDGA, encoded by the coding sequence ATGATCAGCAAACATCTGGAATCCTCCCTCAACCGGGCCCTGCGAGTCGCCCAGGACCGTCGCCACCAGTACGCCACCGTGGAGCATCTGCTGCTGGCCCTGCTGGAAAACCCCGAGGTGAGCGAGATCCTCCTGGCCTGCGGCTGCGACATCCCCCAACTGGCTCGGGACATGGACAACTTTCTGGCCACCCGGGTGCCCATGGTGGCCCGCAGCACCCAGGAGATCGACACCATTCCCACGGTGGGGTTCCAGCGGGTCATCCAGCGGGCGGTGCATCAGGTGCAGAACGCGGGCAAGACCCTGGTCACCGGGGCCTACGTCCTGGCGGCCATTCTCAATGAGAAGGAGTCCCACGCCGTCTTCTTCCTGGAGCAGCAGAACGTCACCAAGCTGGAGGTGCAATCCCTGATCTCCCACGGGGTGGGCCACGAGAATTTCGATAGCGATACCGTGGAAAACCCCTCTCCCGAAGGCCCGCAACCCGGCGAATCGCGTACCAATCCTCTGGCCCTCTACGCCGTCAATCTCAATCAACAAGCCCGGGAAGGCCGCGTCGATCCCCTGATCGGGCGGGACGAGGAGATCGTGCGCGCCTGCCAGATTCTCTGTCGGCGGCGCAAGAACAACCCCCTCTTCGTCGGCGACGCCGGCGTCGGCAAGACCCATGTGGTGGAAGGACTGGCCCTGCGCATCGTCAACGGCGAGGTGCCGGAGTTGCTGCGTTCCGCCACCCTCTTCGCCCTCGACATGGGGGCCATGCTGGCCGGAACCAAGTTCCGGGGCGACTTCGAAGCCCGCATGAAAGGCTTGCTGCGCGCCCTGCAAGCCCATGAGGGGGCCATCCTCTTCATCGACGAGATTCACACCGTCATCGGAGCCGGGTCCACCACCGGCAGCGTGATGGACGCCTCCAATCTGCTCAAGCCGCTGCTGGCTTCGGGTCAGTTGCGCTGTATCGGCTCCACCACCTTCGAGGAGTATCGCGGCATCTTCGAGAAGGATCGCGCCCTGGCGCGGCGTTTCCAGAAGATCGATCTGGACGAACCCGATCTCGAAGAGACCGTATTGATTCTCAAAGGGCTCAAGGCGCGTTACGAGGAGCATCACGAGATCAAGTACTCCCTGCCCGCCCTGCGGGCGGCGGCGGAGCTTTCCCGGCGTCACATCCACGACCGGCGGCAGCCCGACGCCGCCATCGACGTGCTGGACGAAGCCGGCGCGGCCAACCGGCTGCTGCCGGTTTCCCGGCGCAAAAAGAGCCTCGGGGTTCACGAAGTGGAACAGGTGGTGGCCCGCATGGCCAAGATCCCGCCCCGCTCCGTCTCCCAAAACGATCAGGAGGTGTTGAAAAACCTCGACGCCAGCCTGAAACGGGTCATCTTCGGTCAGGAAGGGGCCATCGAACGGGTCTGCGAGGCCATCAAGCTCTCCCGTTCGGGACTGGGCAATCCGGAGCGTCCCATCGGCGCCTTTCTCTTCTCCGGCCCCACCGGGGTGGGCAAAACCGAACTGGCGCGACAGTTGGCCCGGGAGCTGGGCATCACCCTGACCCGTTTCGACATGAGCGAATACATGGAGCGCCACACCGTCTCCCGCCTCATCGGCGCACCGCCGGGATACGTGGGATTCGATCAGGGGGGGCTGCTCACCGACGCGGTCACCAAGAATCCCCACTGCGTGCTGCTGCTCGACGAGATCGAAAAGGCCCATCCCGACGTCTTCAATCTGCTGTTGCAGGTCATGGACCACGGGCGGCTGACCGACAACAACGGTCGACCCGCAAACTTCCGTCAGGTTATTCTGGTCATGACCACCAATGCCGGGGCCTCCGATCTGCAACGCCCTTCCATGGGTTTCGTGGTGCAGGATCACGCCTCCGACGAGATGAAGGAGATTCAACGCCTCTTCGCCCCGGAGTTCCGCAACCGGCTGGACGCCATCGTGCCCTTCTCCCCCTTGGGAACGGAGGCCATTCTGCGGGTGGTGGACAAGTTCCTGCTCGATCTGGAAGCCCATCTGGAGAACCGGCAGGTCGATCTGGCGGTGGAGCCGGAGGCGCGGCAGTGGCTGGCCGACCACGGTTACGACAAGTCGAACGGGGCCCGTCCCATGGAACGCCTCATCAAGGAAAAGCTGCGCCGTCCCCTGGCCGACGAACTGCTTTTCGGCAAACTGTTGAAAGGCGGTTCCGTATCGGTATCGGTGGAGGCGGGCCAACTCGCCCTCAAGGTCTCCTCCCGGGAGGAAGACGGTGCGTGA
- a CDS encoding diguanylate cyclase yields the protein MNLFNRLLIWQKFTLGFVVIACFFIGIVTVYHFSMNQVVEDYEHLIDEDFSRYKIGSELLHKLTMVRNVEYNFRLTPGNELAEDHLRSFNEFLEVLQKLADIEKRSGHGRELKVPDGILKHAQDYRAAFVSTVAAWERHAVHSEEDLDKMEETNQAIEFLVEYHFNQVRKDMSSASEQTRAFSKKRTELALIMAFVLIILMITIAFLLVNSLVHPISKVTKAMLHVAEGNMTSQVPVIGKDELSQMAVIFNQMASQLQVAHDGLQNEQEKLMTILLSAREGIVGTNRDGRVVLVNPSAVRLLGKSEEQIVAEGFLNLIDDPDYVNQFILNSGYDMPDTIVYNNKIFNFFAASIKDKTGEIVGSAALIRDVTAEKNLERQLRDLSNTDGLTGLINRRRFDELMLAEFQRSQRYGVPFGLLLFDVDHFKKFNDTYGHDQGDRVLQGIANTMKSSFRDIDYCCRYGGEEFCIIAPNTAVPGLQIVAERFREKVEALVIDGLKVTISIGAVSYPLHLPHAKGPLEMFKAADESLYHAKKSGRNQVRLYSPQDSSA from the coding sequence ATGAATCTGTTCAATCGCCTGCTGATCTGGCAGAAATTCACACTCGGATTTGTGGTCATCGCCTGTTTCTTTATCGGAATCGTCACTGTCTACCACTTCAGTATGAATCAGGTTGTCGAAGATTACGAGCATTTAATAGACGAAGACTTTTCTCGATATAAAATAGGCAGCGAACTGCTGCACAAACTCACCATGGTCCGCAATGTGGAGTATAACTTCCGCCTGACTCCCGGCAACGAGCTTGCGGAAGACCATCTGCGCTCCTTCAATGAGTTTCTGGAAGTCCTCCAAAAGCTCGCCGACATCGAGAAAAGATCCGGTCACGGTCGCGAACTGAAAGTTCCCGATGGGATCCTCAAGCATGCCCAGGACTATCGGGCCGCATTCGTCTCCACCGTCGCCGCCTGGGAGAGGCACGCAGTCCACTCGGAAGAGGATCTGGACAAGATGGAGGAGACCAACCAGGCCATTGAATTTCTGGTCGAGTACCATTTCAACCAGGTCAGAAAGGATATGAGCAGCGCCTCCGAGCAGACGCGGGCCTTTTCGAAAAAGCGCACGGAACTGGCCCTCATCATGGCCTTCGTCCTGATCATTCTGATGATCACCATCGCCTTTCTGCTGGTCAACAGCCTGGTACACCCCATTTCCAAGGTGACCAAGGCCATGTTGCATGTGGCGGAGGGCAACATGACCTCGCAAGTGCCCGTCATCGGGAAGGACGAGTTGTCGCAAATGGCGGTCATTTTCAATCAGATGGCCTCTCAACTGCAAGTAGCGCACGATGGCCTGCAGAACGAACAGGAAAAACTGATGACCATCCTGCTCAGTGCCCGGGAAGGGATCGTGGGCACCAATCGGGATGGCCGGGTGGTTCTGGTCAATCCCTCCGCCGTGCGACTGCTGGGGAAAAGCGAGGAGCAGATCGTTGCGGAGGGTTTCCTGAATTTGATTGACGATCCGGACTATGTCAATCAGTTCATCCTGAATTCCGGCTATGATATGCCGGATACGATTGTTTACAACAACAAGATTTTCAACTTCTTCGCCGCTTCCATCAAAGACAAAACGGGTGAGATCGTCGGTTCCGCCGCCCTGATCCGGGACGTGACCGCCGAGAAGAATCTGGAGCGCCAGTTGCGGGATCTCTCCAATACGGATGGGTTGACCGGTTTGATCAACCGGCGTCGTTTCGATGAACTGATGCTCGCGGAGTTCCAGCGTTCACAGCGTTATGGCGTGCCTTTCGGCTTGTTGCTGTTTGATGTCGATCATTTCAAGAAATTCAATGACACCTATGGCCATGATCAGGGTGACCGGGTTTTGCAGGGCATTGCCAACACCATGAAAAGCTCTTTCCGCGATATCGACTATTGCTGTCGTTACGGAGGTGAGGAATTTTGTATCATCGCGCCCAACACGGCGGTTCCGGGTCTGCAGATTGTGGCGGAACGTTTCCGCGAGAAGGTGGAAGCCCTGGTGATCGACGGGCTCAAAGTGACCATCAGTATTGGCGCGGTTTCCTACCCGCTGCATCTGCCCCACGCCAAAGGACCGTTGGAAATGTTCAAGGCGGCGGACGAGTCCTTGTATCACGCCAAGAAGTCGGGACGAAATCAGGTTCGCCTCTATTCACCCCAGGATTCCTCCGCATGA
- a CDS encoding cytochrome C: MGLFAISAHAELDAATALEVLKRNDCTKCHSVQKSKNGPAYTKVAQKYRGDPKAEEKLFKHLTSNPKVKLSDGSEEDHKKTDFDNPEHLKEFIRWILSL; this comes from the coding sequence ATGGGGTTGTTCGCCATATCCGCCCATGCGGAGCTGGATGCCGCAACAGCCCTCGAAGTGTTGAAACGCAATGATTGCACCAAGTGCCACTCCGTACAAAAATCGAAAAACGGGCCGGCCTATACCAAGGTCGCCCAAAAGTATCGAGGCGACCCCAAGGCTGAAGAGAAACTGTTCAAACACTTGACCTCCAACCCCAAAGTCAAACTGTCGGATGGGAGTGAGGAAGACCACAAAAAAACCGACTTCGACAATCCGGAACACCTCAAAGAGTTCATTCGCTGGATACTGTCGCTTTAA
- the clpS gene encoding ATP-dependent Clp protease adapter ClpS, with the protein MSRHSSRTDEETLTRTRVKEPSLFKVVLLNDDFTPMDFVVDLLMGLFQKSEEEATTIMLNIHHKGQGLCGIYTRDIAETKVNQVHALARNADHPLKCRMEKA; encoded by the coding sequence ATGAGTCGCCACTCCTCCCGCACCGATGAAGAGACCCTGACCCGAACACGGGTCAAAGAGCCGTCCCTGTTCAAGGTCGTGCTGCTCAACGACGACTTCACCCCCATGGATTTCGTGGTGGATCTGCTCATGGGCCTCTTTCAGAAATCGGAAGAGGAGGCCACCACCATCATGTTGAACATTCACCACAAGGGACAGGGCCTCTGCGGCATCTACACCCGGGATATCGCCGAAACCAAGGTGAACCAGGTGCATGCCCTGGCGCGCAACGCCGATCATCCCCTGAAATGTCGCATGGAAAAGGCCTGA
- a CDS encoding MtrB/PioB family decaheme-associated outer membrane protein, protein MRKINKVLTWGACAAVVCSASAAVWAGEEPTEKPANPWNMSPTAAPFTTPDSSVTYGLGYLHGDRQQLGQFDKQDHTRGSLLLDANIRQRDEATGLWSQYSARNLGLDNNREATVVFEKQGLWGLTLDYAETPFKAPYSVNSSTVGLGTPQQIIPKAATAGTGSIQPIDTSRDRFAVNTFRTWNRKVKFNLNFRNETKEGTRQWGRGSANEFVLEPVDWTMRQLEPTVGYMGRDLQLSGGYNGSWFRNENNMVDTLLKGDNPSTLANHTYLTLPLSNEAHKVFLDGGYHFTPDTRGTFKVAYTRAMQNEYLPTKGIAGLSNASAPDKTYGRLDTTLLHLGLTTKPLPELSVHTKLRYFSEADKTPIWMTVQTPTTQVHTTETSLSTTTGLIEGTYRLPFQTSLMGSVEQKMQKRHIPFGSDLNSDGFDDERYVPWRSDLDETTYKLQLRRNLSETINGSLGIEHANRTGSQLTDSKKIMGTAQGKISPFFIADRDRDKLRLAMDWRPVDRLGLQLLAENALERYPDQSPFGQQKGSAQLYSLDLDYAPTDKWLLTAWYSYDINRTWQGSGRWSASNAHEVDKSSFLEDVGSALGLGARHQWDDKLKLGGSFQFTRAKSSYEDTVTRDATFTGLAYPVEVTPLPEIVTPMSRFNLFAEYKGLGPGLLRFDYIHEQWRTNDWTWKFSDGTPYIFGTTTDSTKITTQDSQTADFIGIRYTTYFNGM, encoded by the coding sequence ATGCGCAAAATCAACAAGGTTCTGACATGGGGTGCCTGTGCGGCGGTGGTGTGCAGCGCCTCCGCTGCGGTGTGGGCCGGGGAGGAGCCGACGGAGAAACCGGCCAATCCGTGGAATATGAGCCCAACGGCGGCGCCCTTCACCACACCGGACAGTTCGGTCACTTACGGGCTTGGCTATCTGCATGGCGACCGGCAGCAACTGGGTCAGTTCGACAAGCAGGATCATACCCGCGGATCCCTGTTGCTGGACGCCAACATTCGCCAACGCGATGAGGCCACCGGCCTCTGGAGCCAGTATTCGGCTCGCAACCTGGGGTTGGACAATAACCGGGAGGCGACGGTCGTCTTTGAAAAACAAGGCCTTTGGGGGCTGACCCTGGATTACGCCGAAACCCCGTTCAAGGCGCCGTATTCGGTCAATTCGTCGACCGTTGGCCTTGGAACCCCGCAACAGATTATCCCCAAAGCCGCCACGGCGGGTACCGGCTCCATTCAACCGATCGATACCTCACGGGACCGCTTTGCCGTGAATACCTTTCGCACCTGGAACCGGAAGGTCAAGTTCAACCTGAACTTTCGCAACGAAACCAAGGAAGGAACCCGGCAGTGGGGACGTGGCAGCGCCAACGAATTCGTGCTGGAACCCGTTGACTGGACCATGCGTCAGTTGGAACCGACGGTGGGTTACATGGGCCGGGATCTGCAACTTTCGGGAGGTTACAACGGCAGTTGGTTTCGTAACGAAAACAATATGGTGGATACCCTGCTCAAAGGGGACAATCCCTCCACCCTGGCCAACCACACCTACCTGACCCTGCCGTTGAGCAACGAAGCGCACAAAGTCTTTCTGGACGGGGGCTATCATTTCACCCCGGATACCCGTGGCACCTTCAAGGTTGCCTATACGCGCGCCATGCAGAACGAATACCTGCCGACAAAGGGCATCGCCGGGTTATCCAACGCTTCCGCTCCGGACAAGACCTACGGTCGTCTGGATACCACCCTGTTGCATCTGGGGTTGACCACGAAGCCCTTGCCGGAGTTGAGTGTCCATACCAAGCTCCGCTATTTTTCCGAGGCCGATAAAACTCCCATCTGGATGACGGTGCAGACCCCCACCACCCAGGTTCACACCACGGAGACCTCTCTGAGTACCACCACGGGCCTGATCGAAGGCACCTACCGGCTGCCTTTTCAAACCTCTCTGATGGGCAGCGTTGAACAAAAGATGCAAAAGCGGCACATTCCATTCGGGAGTGATCTGAATAGTGACGGATTCGATGATGAACGCTATGTTCCCTGGCGTTCCGATTTGGACGAGACCACTTACAAGTTGCAGTTGCGCCGCAATCTGTCCGAAACGATCAACGGTTCACTGGGTATTGAACACGCCAATCGCACGGGCTCGCAACTGACCGATTCCAAAAAAATCATGGGTACGGCCCAAGGCAAGATCAGTCCGTTTTTCATTGCCGACCGGGACCGGGATAAACTGCGCCTGGCCATGGATTGGCGGCCCGTGGATCGCTTGGGGCTGCAGTTGCTGGCGGAAAACGCTCTGGAGCGTTATCCCGATCAATCGCCGTTCGGTCAGCAGAAAGGCAGTGCCCAGCTCTACTCCCTGGATCTGGATTACGCCCCAACCGACAAGTGGTTGCTCACGGCCTGGTACTCCTACGATATCAACCGGACCTGGCAGGGCTCGGGACGTTGGAGTGCGAGCAATGCCCACGAAGTGGACAAGAGTTCCTTTCTCGAAGATGTCGGCAGCGCCCTGGGTTTGGGAGCCCGGCATCAGTGGGACGACAAGCTCAAATTGGGCGGCAGCTTTCAGTTCACCCGGGCCAAATCGAGCTATGAGGATACGGTCACCCGCGATGCGACGTTCACGGGCCTGGCCTATCCCGTCGAGGTTACGCCGTTGCCGGAAATCGTCACCCCCATGTCCCGGTTCAACCTGTTTGCCGAATACAAGGGCTTGGGGCCCGGCCTGCTTCGTTTCGACTATATTCATGAACAGTGGCGTACCAACGACTGGACCTGGAAATTCAGCGATGGCACCCCGTATATCTTCGGAACGACCACCGACAGCACCAAAATCACCACCCAGGATAGCCAGACCGCTGATTTCATAGGAATCCGTTACACGACGTACTTCAACGGGATGTGA
- a CDS encoding cytochrome C: MALQPLAVNAAAPPVSADSQACLECHDGSRVIEVPDTSPFSTGGRRPLVAIPREAYSQGVHARQPCGECHRHLTSLTPPHQDGTPEKIDCATCHDNRAKAAPQSETTPALKRVLRNIESYRRSFHARPNPDFPEIPNATCHECHDSHFLNVPADKQSQAYANWRLTTPKLCGKCHEDQLESYEKSVHAARLNTENNLKTAVCVDCHTTHEISGAHGAAFKLQSPASCGGCHPNNLNSYRRFYHGQIATLGYTTTAKCFDCHDSHAILSVSDAKSPVHPANRLKTCQKCHDGTKRPLATRGFASFTPHATTQDFERYPGLWIASRFMSGLLWFVVLFFGTHSVLWFYRERVERKNQPGRAAMGNGTCTIQRFTAPWRVAHLLFGLVVMVLLFTGMTLRNAQSELSPVVARFMGGVEVLGQMHRVAAVFMVGIFLVHGLYLLLRLWRDKTFSWFGPDSLLPNKKDFLDCREMFYWFVGRGEKPRFDRWSYFEKFDYWAVFWGMALIGGSGAILAFPHIAGEYFDGWVFNVALLIHGEEAFLAAVYLFTIHFFNNHFRPNKFPPPDIVMFTGRQTLEEMQRDHPAHYERLVVSGELESHRVKAASSGLIVASKILGVLLLGMGLMLLFFSLVGSM; this comes from the coding sequence ATGGCCCTTCAGCCCCTGGCGGTGAATGCGGCGGCACCGCCGGTCTCCGCCGACAGCCAGGCCTGCCTGGAGTGTCACGATGGAAGCAGGGTGATCGAGGTGCCCGATACCTCCCCCTTTTCAACGGGGGGGAGACGTCCGTTGGTCGCCATTCCACGGGAGGCCTATTCTCAGGGCGTCCATGCCCGTCAACCGTGCGGTGAATGCCATCGGCACCTGACGAGCCTGACCCCTCCGCATCAGGACGGTACCCCTGAGAAAATCGACTGTGCCACCTGCCATGACAATCGGGCCAAAGCGGCCCCGCAGAGCGAAACCACTCCGGCTTTGAAGAGGGTGCTGCGCAATATCGAGAGCTATCGCCGCTCGTTTCACGCCCGCCCCAATCCGGACTTTCCCGAAATCCCCAATGCCACCTGTCACGAATGTCACGACAGCCATTTTTTGAATGTTCCGGCTGACAAGCAAAGTCAGGCCTATGCCAACTGGCGGTTGACCACCCCGAAATTGTGCGGCAAGTGTCATGAAGATCAACTGGAGAGCTATGAGAAATCGGTCCACGCCGCTCGACTCAATACGGAAAACAACCTGAAAACAGCGGTCTGTGTAGATTGCCATACGACCCATGAGATAAGCGGCGCCCATGGGGCGGCCTTCAAGCTGCAAAGTCCCGCTAGCTGCGGCGGCTGCCATCCGAACAACCTGAACTCCTATCGGCGCTTTTATCACGGGCAGATTGCCACGCTTGGTTACACCACGACGGCCAAGTGTTTTGATTGTCACGACAGCCATGCCATCCTGTCGGTATCCGATGCCAAATCTCCGGTTCATCCCGCCAATCGATTGAAAACCTGCCAAAAATGCCATGACGGCACAAAGAGGCCCCTGGCCACCCGTGGTTTTGCCAGCTTTACGCCCCATGCCACCACCCAGGATTTTGAGCGATATCCTGGGTTGTGGATCGCTTCCCGTTTCATGAGCGGCTTGCTGTGGTTCGTGGTGCTCTTTTTCGGTACGCACTCGGTGCTGTGGTTTTATCGGGAACGGGTGGAGCGCAAGAACCAGCCGGGCCGGGCAGCCATGGGAAACGGTACTTGCACCATTCAGCGGTTTACCGCGCCGTGGCGGGTTGCGCATCTGTTATTCGGGCTGGTGGTGATGGTGTTGTTGTTCACGGGGATGACGCTGCGCAATGCCCAGTCGGAGCTGTCGCCGGTGGTGGCCCGTTTCATGGGTGGGGTGGAGGTATTGGGGCAGATGCATCGTGTGGCGGCGGTGTTCATGGTCGGGATATTTCTGGTGCATGGTCTGTATCTTCTGCTGCGTTTGTGGCGGGACAAAACCTTCTCCTGGTTTGGGCCGGACTCCTTGTTGCCGAACAAAAAGGACTTTCTCGATTGTCGGGAGATGTTTTACTGGTTTGTGGGGCGGGGGGAAAAGCCGAGGTTCGATCGCTGGAGCTATTTTGAAAAGTTCGACTATTGGGCGGTATTCTGGGGTATGGCGCTTATCGGCGGCAGCGGCGCGATTTTAGCTTTTCCCCATATTGCCGGTGAGTATTTCGATGGCTGGGTCTTCAATGTTGCCTTGTTGATACATGGGGAGGAGGCCTTTTTGGCGGCGGTATATCTGTTCACCATCCACTTTTTCAACAATCATTTCCGTCCCAACAAGTTTCCCCCGCCCGATATTGTCATGTTTACCGGTCGACAAACCCTGGAAGAGATGCAGCGTGACCACCCGGCCCACTATGAACGTCTTGTCGTCAGCGGGGAGTTGGAAAGCCATCGGGTGAAGGCAGCGTCATCCGGTCTGATCGTTGCTTCGAAGATTCTGGGGGTGTTGCTGCTTGGGATGGGTCTTATGCTTCTGTTTTTCTCATTAGTCGGTTCGATGTAA